The Mesorhizobium huakuii genome has a segment encoding these proteins:
- a CDS encoding IS5 family transposase codes for MPYKHNADRRHHVGKMTFRVTNWRDYEAGLRRRGSLTLWVTPEALAGWRAPRRKTRGGQARYSDLAIETALTLGCVFAMRLRQTEGLLHSLLDLMGLKVPVPDHTTLSRRAQKWEPSARRNPPLPDGPLHVLVDSTGLKVYGAGQWLEQKHGARSRRNWRKLHLAVDAKSGAIIAQRLTDQDTDDPSQVAPLLDQIDGEIDQFTADGAYDGKPTYQSILQHSATATANIVIPPRSTAVESGDAGPPGQRDKHIAAIASDGRLKWQAATGYGKRALSETAIGRYKGLIGRRLRARSLPAQQTEVAIGCIVLNRMLAWARPESIRRQVTQA; via the coding sequence ATGCCGTACAAACACAACGCAGATCGTCGTCATCACGTCGGAAAGATGACATTCAGGGTGACGAATTGGCGTGACTACGAAGCAGGTCTGCGCCGGCGTGGTAGCCTGACCTTATGGGTAACGCCGGAGGCACTGGCGGGATGGCGCGCTCCGCGACGCAAGACCCGCGGCGGCCAAGCCCGGTATTCCGATCTCGCCATTGAGACAGCGCTGACGCTGGGTTGCGTCTTCGCAATGCGGCTGCGCCAGACCGAGGGATTGCTTCACTCGCTGCTGGATCTCATGGGGCTGAAAGTCCCAGTTCCAGATCATACGACGCTGAGCCGTCGGGCACAGAAGTGGGAGCCATCAGCCCGACGAAACCCGCCGCTGCCGGACGGCCCGCTGCATGTGCTTGTCGATAGCACGGGATTGAAAGTCTACGGCGCCGGGCAATGGCTGGAGCAGAAACATGGCGCCAGATCACGTCGCAACTGGCGCAAGCTGCATCTGGCAGTGGATGCCAAAAGTGGCGCGATCATTGCCCAAAGGCTGACAGATCAGGACACGGATGATCCTTCCCAGGTGGCACCGCTGCTCGATCAGATCGACGGCGAGATCGACCAGTTCACAGCCGACGGAGCCTATGACGGCAAGCCAACCTATCAGTCTATCCTGCAGCACAGCGCAACAGCAACCGCGAACATCGTCATTCCACCGCGTTCCACGGCGGTGGAAAGCGGTGATGCCGGACCGCCTGGTCAAAGGGACAAGCACATTGCCGCAATCGCAAGCGACGGTCGGCTGAAATGGCAGGCAGCCACCGGCTACGGCAAGCGGGCGCTGAGCGAAACGGCCATCGGACGATACAAGGGGCTGATCGGACGGCGCCTGCGAGCACGCTCTCTTCCGGCTCAACAGACCGAGGTTGCCATCGGTTGCATCGTTCTCAACCGCATGCTGGCATGGGCACGCCCGGAGTCTATCCGGCGTCAAGTCACGCAGGCATAA